The following proteins come from a genomic window of Drosophila sulfurigaster albostrigata strain 15112-1811.04 chromosome X, ASM2355843v2, whole genome shotgun sequence:
- the LOC133847086 gene encoding DENN domain-containing protein Crag isoform X2 gives MEEKRIADYFVVAGMPEQPQLLQENIFNDSGRLRAANTIEPITDIGVFFPLLGEQLPDGYELLEHTPTGLPANLNHGSVRTTECYIYFRRGKDRPPLVDIGVLYDGHERIMSDAEIVAETPGGRVANVNNSSAKTFLTYRRARPEMPCNELVVTELCVIVQSKGERPPHAFCLIYKTLNKGLVGSDVYLCYKKSMYRPKHISYKPEILLRYPTVDHTDFPLQLCPSVPLFCLPMGASLEAWPHVNGTEKRKPISPVFSTFVLTVSDGTYKVYGSALTFYEDYDESQLSSEQRELLGWNEEFASQHSLHMIKAICLLSHHPFGDTFDKWLKYLHRMVLYGINIPIPVERYIIQLLDEVPFPAPSIHLQLSSESNDRILLTQPEDSPLPRSGAGFYMLLQNLGTDNCLHVLLLALTEQKILIHSLRPATLTAVAEAIVSLLFPFKWQCPYIPLCPLGLAEVLHAPVPYLIGVDSRFFDLYEPPTDVTCIDLDTNNISLCDSQRHLTPKLLPKRAARLLRQTLTELENAKPISYDSTNSLDRDIRKRKRELVLEQRIQEAFLLFMASILRGYRDYLVPISKAPSVGATDPSALFQLKAFLRSRDKSHQKFFELLMKTQMFIRFIEERSFVSDGDHGLSFFDECAEKVGGYDETPAQLHLVDWDTGQNSERTKYIFPPDSVTSTASTPGGGGSGVVSSSYNYRNFTLQPELLQSNRKTALSQFLQLQLNASLSPGSPIARRTKHEVKLSQKMASRCQQHPEAWSKYLLATCYSLYFLILPSMVLDTRHAGKEHDILRAAYDVLVRASKLKITCDEFCYRIMMQLCGIHNLPVLAVRLHYLMKRSGVQPNALTYGFYNRCVLESQWPSDSTTLSQIRWNRIKNVVMGAAHFRRAGKRRASNKVCKSLSASHDHNLSTLEMVDGQSRSSLASSGEGAGGGGGGGGLLDFAAFDRLRNKLGSIVRQTVTGSASDALPTEDVVNSAGLLISGESTTNNSSANGSATHTSPHTPTFGDGQLLAKPRKQIMSIGDGDDEDEDDDEDEHVHVDGNGVQSAQTSAPVTPQKVKHDLQFAGGDYDLDVDGDEDEDEDDEEREGDELDEHVAAQRARQRVQSPTKISPRTPVTQNDPLGALNEEESTPTQQQQPESQSEMATGAAAATAAQLNSNMYSDKPILFRGQRSATFDESTQIGKSMHRSETMPVASSGVTHSLANIGSSLKFTFGPSLTGKKSNELIQGSLSSIKYAANSLTRKFDEIKGAISANSTPVKTNNGGHQQQQHHHHHHHHHHHHLQHHHHHQQQQDSYGGGGGGGAGEEHDAPGGYADEGKLRRVSSDLDPWGKLSESRKSSYNNLVPLGENSSSAALHMHAFPALPDNLYSPLTEASADPDCDVLIQLTTCSQCHNCSVLVYDEEIMSGWSAEDSNLNTTCHACNKLTVPSLTVQITRLSASSTTTDSETDAVDGAVRLDGGGGGGGEGGVAHDKSCLKLPYLNPLVLRKELENILTQEGDMALIKPNFVEEHPIIYWNLLWLMERIESKTHLPELCLPAASDEEQLDPLTKVKTVHIQCLWDNLNLHSETSGPPMYILYRETQPTSPLIKALLTDQAQLSKNVIQQILSAIRCNDLATPLKRLANERHKLKNNGVERSHSFYRDILFLALTAIGRANVDLATFHREYAAVFDKLTERECNMYYRNQDLPPSASTIFCRAYFKPLLLP, from the exons ATGGAGGAGAAGCGCATTGCCGACTACTTTGTGGTAGCCGGAATGCCAGAGCAGCCCCAGCTGCTCCAGGAGAACATATTCAATGATTCGGGACGGTTGCGGGCCGCCAACACAATTGAGCCCATCACCGACATTGGCGTCTTCTTTCCACTGCTCGGCGAACAGCTGCCCGATGGCTACGAGCTGCTGGAGCACACGCCCACCGGCCTGCCAGCGAATCTAAATCACGGCTCGGTGCGCACCACCGAATGCTATATATACTTTCGACGCGGCAAAGATCGGCCACCGCTAGTCGACATAG GTGTGCTCTATGATGGCCACGAACGCATCATGTCCGATGCGGAAATTGTCGCTGAAACGCCAGGCGGACGTGTTGCCAACGTCAACAATTCATCGGCCAAGACATTTCTCACCTATCGACGTGCCCGTCCCGAGATGCCATGCAACGAGCTGGTGGTCACCGAACTGTGTGTGATTGTTCAGAGCAAAGGAGAGCGACCGCCGCATGCGTTTTGCCTGATCTACAAGACGCTGAACAAGGGCCTTGTGGGCAGCGATGTGTATTTGTGCTACAAAAAGTCCATGTATCGGCCCAAGCATATTAGCTATAAACCGGAAATATTGTTACGCTATCCCACCGTCGATCATACGGATTTCCCCCTTCAGCTGTGCCCCAGCGTGCCGCTCTTCTGTCTGCCCATGGGCGCTAGCTTGGAGGCGTGGCCACATGTCAATGGCACCGAGAAACGCAAACCGATCAGTCCGGTCTTTAGCACATTTGTGCTCACCGTCAGCGATGGCACCTACAAGGTCTATGGATCGGCGCTCACCTTCTACGAGGATTACGA TGAATCGCAATTGTCGTCAGAGCAGCGCGAGTTGCTTGGCTGGAACGAGGAGTTTGCGTCACAGCATTCGCTGCACATGATCAAAGCGATCTGTCTGCTGTCGCATCATCCATTCGGCGACACCTTCGATAAGTGGCTCAAATACTTGCAC CGCATGGTTCTGTATGGCATCAATATACCGATACCCGTGGAACGTTACATTATCCAGCTGCTGGACGAGGTGCCATTCCCAGCCCCGAGCATACATCTACAGTTGTCCAGCGAATCGAACGATCGCATACTGCTAACACAGCCCGAGGATTCGCCATTGCCACGCAGTGGAGCCGGTTTCTATATGCTATTGCAAAATCTCGGCACCGATAATTGTCTGCACGTCTTGCTGCTGGCGCTCACCGAACAGAAGATACTCATTCATTCGCTCAG ACCTGCTACGTTGACTGCCGTGGCTGAGGCAATTGTCTCGCTGCTGTTTCCCTTCAAGTGGCAGTGTCCCTATATACCGCTCTGTCCGCTGGGCTTGGCCGAGGTGTTGCATGCCCCAGTGCCGTATTTAATTGGCGTCGATTCGCGTTTCTTCGATCTGTATGAACCGCCCACAGATGTCACCTGCATTGATCTGGATACCAATAACATAAGC CTTTGCGATTCGCAGCGCCACTTGACGCCCAAATTGCTGCCGAAACGTGCCGCCCGACTGTTGCGTCAAACGCTCACCGAACTGGAGAATGCCAAACCGATTAGCTACGATTCGACCAATAGCTTGGATCGCGACATACGCAAACGCAAGCGGGAG CTGGTGCTGGAGCAGCGTATTCAGGAGGCTTTTCTGCTCTTCATGGCGTCCATATTGCGCGGTTATCGCGACTATCTGGTGCCCATATCGAAGGCCCCTTCGGTGGGTGCCACAGATCCAAGTGCGCTATTCCAGCTGAAGGCTTTTCTGCGCTCACGCGATAAG TCGCATCAGAAATTCTTTGAGCTACTGATGAAAACGCAGATGTTCATAAGATTCATTGAGGAGCGCAGTTTCGTCTCGGACGGCGATCATGGATTGAGCTTCTTCGACGAGTGCGCCGAGAAGGTGGGCGGCTACGATGAGACGCCCGCCCAGCTGCATTTGGTGGACTGGGACACGGGACAGAACAGCGAACGCACCAAATACATTTTTCCCCCCGACAGCGTCACCTCAACGGCCAGCACACCTGGCGGAGGTGGAAGCGGTGTAGTCTCGTCCAGCTACAATTATCGCAACTTTACGCTGCAACCGGAGCTGTTGCAGAGCAATAGGAAGACGGCGCTGTCACAGttcctgcagctgcagttgaacGCATCGCTGTCGCCGGGATCGCCGATTGCGCGTCGCACCAAGCACGAGGTGAAGCTGTCCCAGAAGATGGCCAGTCGGTGTCAACAGCATCCGGAGGCGTGGTCCAAGTATCTGCTGGCCACATGCTATTCACTGTACTTTCTGATACTGCCCTCGATGGTGCTGGATACGCGGCATGCGGGCAAGGAGCACGACATCCTGCGGGCAGCATACGATGTGCTGGTGCGTGCCAGCAAATTGAAGATCACCTGCGATGAGTTCTGCTATCGCATCATGATGCAGCTCTGTGGCATTCACAATTTGCCAGTGCTAGCGGTGCGTTTGCACTATTTGATGAAGCGTTCGGGTGTGCAACCGAATGCGCTGACCTATGGCTTCTACAATCGCTGTGTTCTCGAGTCGCAGTGGCCCAGCGACAGCACAACGCTCAGCCAGATTCGCTGGAATCGCATCAAGAATGTCGTGATGGGTGCGGCGCACTTTCGACGCGCTGGCAAACGAAGGGCCAGCAACAAGGTGTGCAAATCGTTGAGTGCATCGCATGATCACAATCTCAGCACCTTGGAAATGGTCGATGGACAATCGCGCAGTAGTCTCGCCAGCTCGGGAGAAGGCGCTGGaggaggcggcggtggcggaggtTTACTCGATTTTGCCGCATTCGATCGGCTGCGCAACAAACTGGGCAGCATTGTGCGTCAAACGGTGACGGGCTCGGCCAGCGATGCACTGCCCACCGAGGATGTGGTGAACAGCGCCGGTCTGCTGATCAGCGGCGAGTCGACGacgaacaacagcagcgccaaCGGGAGTGCAACGCATACGTCGCCACACACGCCCACCTTTGGCGATGGCCAGCTGTTGGCTAAGCCACGCAAGCAGATCATGAGCAttggcgatggcgacgatgaggatgaggacgaTGACGAGGATGAGCATGTCCATGTCGATGGCAATGGAGTGCAAAGTGCGCAGACATCGGCGCCAGTTACGCCGCAGAAGGTGAAGCATGATCTGCAGTTTGCTGGTGGTGATTATGATCTGGATGTGGATggggatgaggatgaggacgaGGATGACGAGGAGCGGGAAGGCGACGAGCTCGACGAGCATGTGGCGGCCCAACGAGCCAGACAACGTGTCCAGAGTCCCACCAA AATTTCGCCAAGGACGCCTGTGACCCAAAACGATCCGCTTGGCGCCCTCAACGAGGAGGAGTCAACGcccacgcagcagcagcagccggagTCGCAGTCAGAGATGGCAACCGGAGCCGCAGCTGCGACAGCGGCTCAGCTCAATAGCAACATGTACAGCGATAAGCCGATATTGTTCAGGGGTCAACGCAGTGCCACGTTCGATGAATCGACGCAGATCGGAAAGAGTATGCACAGGTCGGAGACGATGCCAGTGGCCAGCAGTGGAGTGACGCACAGTTTGGCCAACATTGGTTCATCGCTGAAGTTTACGTTCGG CCCCAGCCTGACTGGCAAAAAGTCCAACGAACTGATCCAGGGCAGTCTGAGCAGCATCAAATATGCGGCCAATTCGCTAACGCGTAAATTCGATGAGATCAAGGGCGCGATATCAGCGAACTCGACGCCGGTGAAGACGAACAACGGAggccaccagcagcagcagcatcatcaccatcatcatcatcatcaccaccaTCACCTGcaacaccatcatcatcatcagcagcaacaggattcgtatggcggcggtggcggaggcggTGCTGGCGAGGAGCATGACGCACCTGGCGGCTACGCCGATGAGGGGAAACTGCGACGCGTCTCCAGCGATTTGGATCCATGGGGCAAGCTGAGTGAGTCACGCAAGTCCAGCTACAACAATCTGGTACCGCTGGGCGAGAACAGTTCCAGTGCGGCGCTGCATATGCACGCATTTCCTGCGCTGCCCGACAATCTCTACAGCCCCTTGACTGAG GCCTCGGCTGATCCCGATTGCGATGTGCTGATACAGCTGACGACCTGTTCGCAGTGCCACAATTGCTCGGTGCTCGTCTACGATGAGGAGATCATGAGCGGTTGGTCGGCGGAGGATTCCAATTTGAATACCACGTGCCATGCGTGCAACAAGCTGACTGTTCCCTCCCTCACCGTTCAGATCACACGTCTCTCCGCCTCCTCCACGACGACGGACAGTGAAACAGATGCTGTCGACGGTGCTGTCCGACTCGATggcggcggaggaggaggaggcgagGGTGGTGTGGCCCATGACAAGTCGTGCCTTAAGTTGCCGTATCTAAATCCGTTGGTGCTGCGTAAGGAGCTGGAGAATATACTCACACAGGAGGGCGACATGGCGCTGATTAAGCCCAATTTCGTGGAGGAGCATCCCATCATCTATTGGAACCTCTTGTGGCTCATGGAGCGCATTGAGAGCAAAACCCATCTGCCTGAACTCTGTCTGCCAGCAGCT AGTGACGAGGAGCAACTGGATCCATTGACCAAGGTGAAGACGGTGCACATACAATGCCTGTGGGACAATCTTAATCTGCACAGCGAAACCAGCGGTCCGCCCATGTATATTCTTTATCGCGAGACGCAGCCAACGAGCCCACTAATCAAGGCTCTGCTCACCGATCAGGCACAGCTCAGCAAGAA CGTCATTCAGCAAATCCTTTCGGCCATACGCTGCAATGATCTGGCCACGCCACTGAAACGTCTGGCCAACGAGCGCCACAAGCTGAAGAACAATGGCGTGGAACGTTCGCATTCCTTCTACAGGGACATACTCTTTCTGGCACTCACCGCCATCGGACGGGCCAATGTCGATCTGGCGACATTCCATCGCGAGTATGCGGCCGTCTTTGATAAGCTGACGGAGCGTGAATGCAACATGTACTATCGCAATCAGGATTTGCCGCCATCGGCATCGACGATCTTCTGTCGGGCGTATTTCaagccgttgttgttgccctga
- the LOC133847086 gene encoding DENN domain-containing protein Crag isoform X1, which produces MEEKRIADYFVVAGMPEQPQLLQENIFNDSGRLRAANTIEPITDIGVFFPLLGEQLPDGYELLEHTPTGLPANLNHGSVRTTECYIYFRRGKDRPPLVDIGVLYDGHERIMSDAEIVAETPGGRVANVNNSSAKTFLTYRRARPEMPCNELVVTELCVIVQSKGERPPHAFCLIYKTLNKGLVGSDVYLCYKKSMYRPKHISYKPEILLRYPTVDHTDFPLQLCPSVPLFCLPMGASLEAWPHVNGTEKRKPISPVFSTFVLTVSDGTYKVYGSALTFYEDYDESQLSSEQRELLGWNEEFASQHSLHMIKAICLLSHHPFGDTFDKWLKYLHRMVLYGINIPIPVERYIIQLLDEVPFPAPSIHLQLSSESNDRILLTQPEDSPLPRSGAGFYMLLQNLGTDNCLHVLLLALTEQKILIHSLRPATLTAVAEAIVSLLFPFKWQCPYIPLCPLGLAEVLHAPVPYLIGVDSRFFDLYEPPTDVTCIDLDTNNISLCDSQRHLTPKLLPKRAARLLRQTLTELENAKPISYDSTNSLDRDIRKRKRELVLEQRIQEAFLLFMASILRGYRDYLVPISKAPSVGATDPSALFQLKAFLRSRDKSHQKFFELLMKTQMFIRFIEERSFVSDGDHGLSFFDECAEKVGGYDETPAQLHLVDWDTGQNSERTKYIFPPDSVTSTASTPGGGGSGVVSSSYNYRNFTLQPELLQSNRKTALSQFLQLQLNASLSPGSPIARRTKHEVKLSQKMASRCQQHPEAWSKYLLATCYSLYFLILPSMVLDTRHAGKEHDILRAAYDVLVRASKLKITCDEFCYRIMMQLCGIHNLPVLAVRLHYLMKRSGVQPNALTYGFYNRCVLESQWPSDSTTLSQIRWNRIKNVVMGAAHFRRAGKRRASNKVCKSLSASHDHNLSTLEMVDGQSRSSLASSGEGAGGGGGGGGLLDFAAFDRLRNKLGSIVRQTVTGSASDALPTEDVVNSAGLLISGESTTNNSSANGSATHTSPHTPTFGDGQLLAKPRKQIMSIGDGDDEDEDDDEDEHVHVDGNGVQSAQTSAPVTPQKVKHDLQFAGGDYDLDVDGDEDEDEDDEEREGDELDEHVAAQRARQRVQSPTKISPRTPVTQNDPLGALNEEESTPTQQQQPESQSEMATGAAAATAAQLNSNMYSDKPILFRGQRSATFDESTQIGKSMHRSETMPVASSGVTHSLANIGSSLKFTFGRYSPARLSLKKDLKLPANIIENISSISPSLTGKKSNELIQGSLSSIKYAANSLTRKFDEIKGAISANSTPVKTNNGGHQQQQHHHHHHHHHHHHLQHHHHHQQQQDSYGGGGGGGAGEEHDAPGGYADEGKLRRVSSDLDPWGKLSESRKSSYNNLVPLGENSSSAALHMHAFPALPDNLYSPLTEASADPDCDVLIQLTTCSQCHNCSVLVYDEEIMSGWSAEDSNLNTTCHACNKLTVPSLTVQITRLSASSTTTDSETDAVDGAVRLDGGGGGGGEGGVAHDKSCLKLPYLNPLVLRKELENILTQEGDMALIKPNFVEEHPIIYWNLLWLMERIESKTHLPELCLPAASDEEQLDPLTKVKTVHIQCLWDNLNLHSETSGPPMYILYRETQPTSPLIKALLTDQAQLSKNVIQQILSAIRCNDLATPLKRLANERHKLKNNGVERSHSFYRDILFLALTAIGRANVDLATFHREYAAVFDKLTERECNMYYRNQDLPPSASTIFCRAYFKPLLLP; this is translated from the exons ATGGAGGAGAAGCGCATTGCCGACTACTTTGTGGTAGCCGGAATGCCAGAGCAGCCCCAGCTGCTCCAGGAGAACATATTCAATGATTCGGGACGGTTGCGGGCCGCCAACACAATTGAGCCCATCACCGACATTGGCGTCTTCTTTCCACTGCTCGGCGAACAGCTGCCCGATGGCTACGAGCTGCTGGAGCACACGCCCACCGGCCTGCCAGCGAATCTAAATCACGGCTCGGTGCGCACCACCGAATGCTATATATACTTTCGACGCGGCAAAGATCGGCCACCGCTAGTCGACATAG GTGTGCTCTATGATGGCCACGAACGCATCATGTCCGATGCGGAAATTGTCGCTGAAACGCCAGGCGGACGTGTTGCCAACGTCAACAATTCATCGGCCAAGACATTTCTCACCTATCGACGTGCCCGTCCCGAGATGCCATGCAACGAGCTGGTGGTCACCGAACTGTGTGTGATTGTTCAGAGCAAAGGAGAGCGACCGCCGCATGCGTTTTGCCTGATCTACAAGACGCTGAACAAGGGCCTTGTGGGCAGCGATGTGTATTTGTGCTACAAAAAGTCCATGTATCGGCCCAAGCATATTAGCTATAAACCGGAAATATTGTTACGCTATCCCACCGTCGATCATACGGATTTCCCCCTTCAGCTGTGCCCCAGCGTGCCGCTCTTCTGTCTGCCCATGGGCGCTAGCTTGGAGGCGTGGCCACATGTCAATGGCACCGAGAAACGCAAACCGATCAGTCCGGTCTTTAGCACATTTGTGCTCACCGTCAGCGATGGCACCTACAAGGTCTATGGATCGGCGCTCACCTTCTACGAGGATTACGA TGAATCGCAATTGTCGTCAGAGCAGCGCGAGTTGCTTGGCTGGAACGAGGAGTTTGCGTCACAGCATTCGCTGCACATGATCAAAGCGATCTGTCTGCTGTCGCATCATCCATTCGGCGACACCTTCGATAAGTGGCTCAAATACTTGCAC CGCATGGTTCTGTATGGCATCAATATACCGATACCCGTGGAACGTTACATTATCCAGCTGCTGGACGAGGTGCCATTCCCAGCCCCGAGCATACATCTACAGTTGTCCAGCGAATCGAACGATCGCATACTGCTAACACAGCCCGAGGATTCGCCATTGCCACGCAGTGGAGCCGGTTTCTATATGCTATTGCAAAATCTCGGCACCGATAATTGTCTGCACGTCTTGCTGCTGGCGCTCACCGAACAGAAGATACTCATTCATTCGCTCAG ACCTGCTACGTTGACTGCCGTGGCTGAGGCAATTGTCTCGCTGCTGTTTCCCTTCAAGTGGCAGTGTCCCTATATACCGCTCTGTCCGCTGGGCTTGGCCGAGGTGTTGCATGCCCCAGTGCCGTATTTAATTGGCGTCGATTCGCGTTTCTTCGATCTGTATGAACCGCCCACAGATGTCACCTGCATTGATCTGGATACCAATAACATAAGC CTTTGCGATTCGCAGCGCCACTTGACGCCCAAATTGCTGCCGAAACGTGCCGCCCGACTGTTGCGTCAAACGCTCACCGAACTGGAGAATGCCAAACCGATTAGCTACGATTCGACCAATAGCTTGGATCGCGACATACGCAAACGCAAGCGGGAG CTGGTGCTGGAGCAGCGTATTCAGGAGGCTTTTCTGCTCTTCATGGCGTCCATATTGCGCGGTTATCGCGACTATCTGGTGCCCATATCGAAGGCCCCTTCGGTGGGTGCCACAGATCCAAGTGCGCTATTCCAGCTGAAGGCTTTTCTGCGCTCACGCGATAAG TCGCATCAGAAATTCTTTGAGCTACTGATGAAAACGCAGATGTTCATAAGATTCATTGAGGAGCGCAGTTTCGTCTCGGACGGCGATCATGGATTGAGCTTCTTCGACGAGTGCGCCGAGAAGGTGGGCGGCTACGATGAGACGCCCGCCCAGCTGCATTTGGTGGACTGGGACACGGGACAGAACAGCGAACGCACCAAATACATTTTTCCCCCCGACAGCGTCACCTCAACGGCCAGCACACCTGGCGGAGGTGGAAGCGGTGTAGTCTCGTCCAGCTACAATTATCGCAACTTTACGCTGCAACCGGAGCTGTTGCAGAGCAATAGGAAGACGGCGCTGTCACAGttcctgcagctgcagttgaacGCATCGCTGTCGCCGGGATCGCCGATTGCGCGTCGCACCAAGCACGAGGTGAAGCTGTCCCAGAAGATGGCCAGTCGGTGTCAACAGCATCCGGAGGCGTGGTCCAAGTATCTGCTGGCCACATGCTATTCACTGTACTTTCTGATACTGCCCTCGATGGTGCTGGATACGCGGCATGCGGGCAAGGAGCACGACATCCTGCGGGCAGCATACGATGTGCTGGTGCGTGCCAGCAAATTGAAGATCACCTGCGATGAGTTCTGCTATCGCATCATGATGCAGCTCTGTGGCATTCACAATTTGCCAGTGCTAGCGGTGCGTTTGCACTATTTGATGAAGCGTTCGGGTGTGCAACCGAATGCGCTGACCTATGGCTTCTACAATCGCTGTGTTCTCGAGTCGCAGTGGCCCAGCGACAGCACAACGCTCAGCCAGATTCGCTGGAATCGCATCAAGAATGTCGTGATGGGTGCGGCGCACTTTCGACGCGCTGGCAAACGAAGGGCCAGCAACAAGGTGTGCAAATCGTTGAGTGCATCGCATGATCACAATCTCAGCACCTTGGAAATGGTCGATGGACAATCGCGCAGTAGTCTCGCCAGCTCGGGAGAAGGCGCTGGaggaggcggcggtggcggaggtTTACTCGATTTTGCCGCATTCGATCGGCTGCGCAACAAACTGGGCAGCATTGTGCGTCAAACGGTGACGGGCTCGGCCAGCGATGCACTGCCCACCGAGGATGTGGTGAACAGCGCCGGTCTGCTGATCAGCGGCGAGTCGACGacgaacaacagcagcgccaaCGGGAGTGCAACGCATACGTCGCCACACACGCCCACCTTTGGCGATGGCCAGCTGTTGGCTAAGCCACGCAAGCAGATCATGAGCAttggcgatggcgacgatgaggatgaggacgaTGACGAGGATGAGCATGTCCATGTCGATGGCAATGGAGTGCAAAGTGCGCAGACATCGGCGCCAGTTACGCCGCAGAAGGTGAAGCATGATCTGCAGTTTGCTGGTGGTGATTATGATCTGGATGTGGATggggatgaggatgaggacgaGGATGACGAGGAGCGGGAAGGCGACGAGCTCGACGAGCATGTGGCGGCCCAACGAGCCAGACAACGTGTCCAGAGTCCCACCAA AATTTCGCCAAGGACGCCTGTGACCCAAAACGATCCGCTTGGCGCCCTCAACGAGGAGGAGTCAACGcccacgcagcagcagcagccggagTCGCAGTCAGAGATGGCAACCGGAGCCGCAGCTGCGACAGCGGCTCAGCTCAATAGCAACATGTACAGCGATAAGCCGATATTGTTCAGGGGTCAACGCAGTGCCACGTTCGATGAATCGACGCAGATCGGAAAGAGTATGCACAGGTCGGAGACGATGCCAGTGGCCAGCAGTGGAGTGACGCACAGTTTGGCCAACATTGGTTCATCGCTGAAGTTTACGTTCGG ACGTTATTCACCCGCACGATTGTCCCTTAAGAAAGACTTGAAATTGCCCGCcaatattatagaaaatatatcgAGCATAAG CCCCAGCCTGACTGGCAAAAAGTCCAACGAACTGATCCAGGGCAGTCTGAGCAGCATCAAATATGCGGCCAATTCGCTAACGCGTAAATTCGATGAGATCAAGGGCGCGATATCAGCGAACTCGACGCCGGTGAAGACGAACAACGGAggccaccagcagcagcagcatcatcaccatcatcatcatcatcaccaccaTCACCTGcaacaccatcatcatcatcagcagcaacaggattcgtatggcggcggtggcggaggcggTGCTGGCGAGGAGCATGACGCACCTGGCGGCTACGCCGATGAGGGGAAACTGCGACGCGTCTCCAGCGATTTGGATCCATGGGGCAAGCTGAGTGAGTCACGCAAGTCCAGCTACAACAATCTGGTACCGCTGGGCGAGAACAGTTCCAGTGCGGCGCTGCATATGCACGCATTTCCTGCGCTGCCCGACAATCTCTACAGCCCCTTGACTGAG GCCTCGGCTGATCCCGATTGCGATGTGCTGATACAGCTGACGACCTGTTCGCAGTGCCACAATTGCTCGGTGCTCGTCTACGATGAGGAGATCATGAGCGGTTGGTCGGCGGAGGATTCCAATTTGAATACCACGTGCCATGCGTGCAACAAGCTGACTGTTCCCTCCCTCACCGTTCAGATCACACGTCTCTCCGCCTCCTCCACGACGACGGACAGTGAAACAGATGCTGTCGACGGTGCTGTCCGACTCGATggcggcggaggaggaggaggcgagGGTGGTGTGGCCCATGACAAGTCGTGCCTTAAGTTGCCGTATCTAAATCCGTTGGTGCTGCGTAAGGAGCTGGAGAATATACTCACACAGGAGGGCGACATGGCGCTGATTAAGCCCAATTTCGTGGAGGAGCATCCCATCATCTATTGGAACCTCTTGTGGCTCATGGAGCGCATTGAGAGCAAAACCCATCTGCCTGAACTCTGTCTGCCAGCAGCT AGTGACGAGGAGCAACTGGATCCATTGACCAAGGTGAAGACGGTGCACATACAATGCCTGTGGGACAATCTTAATCTGCACAGCGAAACCAGCGGTCCGCCCATGTATATTCTTTATCGCGAGACGCAGCCAACGAGCCCACTAATCAAGGCTCTGCTCACCGATCAGGCACAGCTCAGCAAGAA CGTCATTCAGCAAATCCTTTCGGCCATACGCTGCAATGATCTGGCCACGCCACTGAAACGTCTGGCCAACGAGCGCCACAAGCTGAAGAACAATGGCGTGGAACGTTCGCATTCCTTCTACAGGGACATACTCTTTCTGGCACTCACCGCCATCGGACGGGCCAATGTCGATCTGGCGACATTCCATCGCGAGTATGCGGCCGTCTTTGATAAGCTGACGGAGCGTGAATGCAACATGTACTATCGCAATCAGGATTTGCCGCCATCGGCATCGACGATCTTCTGTCGGGCGTATTTCaagccgttgttgttgccctga